In Mugil cephalus isolate CIBA_MC_2020 chromosome 7, CIBA_Mcephalus_1.1, whole genome shotgun sequence, the sequence GTTACCAAAGGTGAGTTTTGAAGCTGCTTTTTTAGCTGATGCTCTAACACCATGTCTCAATTTATTGCGGTCTTGTTGTGTAGgtgaaatattttaatctcAGTTGCCATTTTATTGGATGTTAATTGGTAAAGCTAATTGTGTAATTGTGCACGTTTGCAATAAATCAGGTTAAAACTTGAGAAAATTTGAGAGGTTTTCACTAAACGTTATAATTTTCTGTAATTCATTTTTAGTCTGTAATTGATATTTAGGTCATTATTAATGAAATTCATCTTAATTGCTGACTACTCTGAAAGATTGATCATTAGTCTAAAAGTATGTAGAAGCTGTTCGGTTACCACCCTACATATTGTTGCTGAATAAAGTGATATGATCTGTAATTCTTCATGTAGGTTGACTCATATCAGTGCcacacaattttaaaaacacagtctAAGATTTTCGGCAGGTGCATCATTTGACAGCTGCATAATTTTTGCCAGCTGACCCTAAAGTTAAATTGACAcctctaaaaaaagaaagaaaaaagaggccACTCCAAGTGTTAGGCCATCAGTGCATTTTAGCCGGGTGTATCCAATAAACAAGCGAATGATGGCAAAACTACACTAACTTGTGCATTACCAATGTTTTCAATGCATTAGGCGTAGTTTGTTTTAAGTTCTATTTAGTGCATGAAATCTGGTTTGTGTCTTTCGGGTGTGACATCTGCCTGCCTGTTGATTGATGAAGACATCTACATGATACTGGTGTTCATTCAACTAAATACAGTAAAAACTTTGAATTATCCTCCATTGTGTCAGAGCTATGCTTTGGTGCACGCATTGAGTTTATTGGTGTTTCAGTGTGAACATCTTGTCATATTTAATGCATAAACTCAGTGTTTGCTTGTTAATTGGACACAGCTGTGCCTGGAAGGAATAGCCTCATTCTTGTTTTGCAGCACACTAGTTATTATCTGCATGTGACCCCAGGCAGCTCGTTTCAAGTTGAGATTAGGATGCTAAAACTGTACCTCAGTCGTAGTTGGAAACgttttcatgtaaatgttggCAGTTTGTGGTGCCCGTGTTACCTTTCGCCTCGTTTGCCTTGGCTTTGCTGTTTGAAAGGCCAGCGTGAGATTGATCATCTGCTGTAACCTTTCTGAGCATTATTCCATGTTGGAAGGTTTATTCATCTTTATTCTTTGCACCATTTTAAAGGCAAACAATTAAATGAATTGTACATTTTCTGGGGTTGGGGACGGCAATTTGATCAGTCTGCTATCTCTGGCTTTTAAGACGACATTGCTGCCACATTTAGCAGCAAGTACCGGTGTCATGCTAACATCTCACGGACTAACGGCTCGAGCTTCCACCTGttgcttgttttctctcctcatcAACATATAAAGTGAGTAAAGGAGACACCCTTTTAATAGAGAAATGGATCAGTCTCGGGCAACTCGTCAGCAGGGAGGAACCCCTCAAAGTGCTGTACCAGTGGGAGCGTCCAGACAGGGCAATGTCCCCGCTCTGGAGAGAGGCATCATCAGTGGAGACAACATCCAGTTCCGGAGGCTGCGGCAGCGCACCCGTCTGTCCCAGTCGGAGAGCTCTGGGGAGGAATGGTTAAGCTCCTCCGTGGAGGCGAGCGGCTCATACGGTCAAAGCCCCGTCCTCCAGGGCATCCAAGCAGAAGCTTCGTGGCGCAACCGCAGCTCCTATGAAGACGCCGAGGGCAACTTCCATCGCCGACTGGCCTCCAATGGCAACGGGCCGTTCTCATCATCTCCACGGAGCCCAAACACCAGAGGATCCTTCACTGCCCACTCCAGACGTGGACATGGTCAACAGCAGGACCAGGGGCACACTGTGACCACCGTGAAGGCCTCCGGGACCCCCCACCGTCAGCTCAATAAAGGCCGCAATCGCACTTCCTCCGAGACTGAGCAGGGAGGCAAAGGCAGCAGGGGTCCGCACCCGAGGAAGAGAGGCCTCTCAGAGACGGAAAGCAAGCCCAGACGGGACAAGTATGACACCCCTCACATAGGGAATGGGAGAGACATTGGTTCGGTTTATGTTATTGTGGTGGTTTGGCATTTGTTGTCTGCATTTTTGTTTGGCCTTTAGTTATGATATATTCTGTTGAAGTGAAGCTACATATTAAACTTCTCAATATATAACCTGTTATGTATTATGTCGAACGTacagtgaaatgtgttgtgaaaataatacaataaagtgGGTCTCTGCTGTCACTTGAGGGGAGGTGGTTGTGGGCAGGCAGGCACCCACCCTTTGTTACCTAATCCAGACTTTGCAAACCAGGCAACTCTGTTTGTGTGAGGAATGTGTAGCCGTCCGTCTGCTTCTGTAACACATCAGCAAAATGTGTAGGTGGTTCAGACATGTATGTCACAAGTTGGTATGGACATTTTcttagcttttattttacatgattACTCGCATATTGTCGCGTCCGCTTGCTGGTTgtgtaaaatagaaaatgtctatTGTGTGTAATGTTATTACACTTTAATTTTTCTCTCCCTATTCCACCCACAACCCCACCTGTGGCTCTGCATGACACTACAGGCTGTAACATAACAGCGTCACAGTCGAGCATCTAATTAAGCCGTGCTTTGTTGCTTATTTCCTGTCACTAACTGTGCTGTTTGTGGCCGTGACTGTTTAGCAGATAAGCTGTCAAATACTGATACACTGGTGGGTCTGCCTTGTCTAATGTCTCTTGAATTCTTAATTTCCTCAGTACCAAAATGAGCGGACTGCAGTGCCTTGCCACAGAGAACATCTGGTTCGACAAACAGCGCTACGATGAGGCCGAGAAGCGCTTCTACGAGGGAGCTAATGGTCCCGCCACACACCAGCAGGTAGAGGAACCTGAAATAAGTCGTGTTTCTACTATGCTCTTTGGGTCAGACGTGCAACCGAATCTAAATGATGCGTGTAAAAAGAATCTGTCTTCATTGTCTGTCGGATCAACTTTCCCGTCTGACGCCTGTTCAGCTGGCGCTGTCCAGTCAGCCCTTTCTATCACTGCCCTGCTGGTTTCTGCAATAGTTGCATCATCGTCTGTCACAGAGCTCAGCAGCTGTGAGTTAAGCTACTTGCTATTTGAAGTGGCTCGTCCTGGTGAGGGGGGTCAGGTGGTTTGGCAGCTGTCTCAGCCTGTCCATGACTGCAGCAGGATATTCTACACATCTCTGGGGAAACAATAGATAGAAATTATACCTTACTCACTTGCaggtcttttatttatttttttttttttccaacaaatcACAAGAACTGACATTTCCTCTGATTTGCATTGCGATCTTAAATGGTGTAGAGAATTATTGTTGTGCGGGTTGGGCCgtcaacacattttattgtacTCTACAATCGTCTGGGTTTTAAAacggaagaaaaaagaaggtaGCTGTCATTTCAGGACAGTGTCATTAAAATGACAGCTGCGCCGTGAGTTGTCATGCTAGTTTGTGTGCCCTCAAGTCTGCAGCCAGAATGTGTGTAACCTCTGTATTGTGACAGTTGGCACATAACCAGGACCTGACACACATCTGCTTTTCATTGATTGCACGTTTTAATCTACAAagactcttaaaaaaaaaaaaaaagctagttcaggttttaaaaccataatttgttttacatgtttgtttgtttggtgaaTGAGCCATCTCGCTTTTGTCTGTTCTGCACgctgctttgtgtctttgtcattGCTACTGCTTCAACACTGCTTTACCCACACATGCCTGCAGGAGACAGGAGTTAATGACATCCTGCAGGACATTGCTAACTCCCGAAAGAATATCGAGCAGTCCCTAAACGGAGTGAGTACTGTACTGTGAGTGAGCTGCTGAACTACACCCCCTGTAGTGGCAGGACTGTGCTCACTAATGACACTGGACCAGCCCTGTGATGGGGGAATAGTTGTTGAGAAATGATGAGGTTGTGGACCTTTTAAAAAGGCTTTCATTCTCAGAAATGTAGAATTCTTCAGGCTGCACATAAGCACTATTTGCATGGTGTATTTTCCCTCTCACCTGTGTTTGCTTACAGTCATCGTCTCCACTGCACTTTCACTAAGTTGCttatttgtttgcacataaGTGGTGAAAATGTTTGGTAGAAACATCTTTTCCTCATCAGTAGCTACTTcaatatttttatcttttgaaGAGCTtcacatatttttaaaactaatgTATACATTAAAGATCTTATTGGCTGCAATTATTCCTCCTCTTTATACTGCGTGCaaaattttcttctttaatcacATTTCAATGTATGTGACTAATATATGTGGTTTTGACTTTGGCCAAAGCTAACTTAAGTGTTGAATCGTCAGTTACACAAATAGgactgagtttaaaaaaaaaaaaactttctcatTCACGTAAATATTAATTTCAAAGATCTGATATCGTCTTATGAAATCCCtcgagttttctttttttgtaaatgaaggCCATTTGTTAGTTTCTCCTAGCATGACGTCTCATGAGAATCCACAATGCAGTTAGTCCTCATGTGAGGGATCCAAAGAGCTGAGCAGCTGATGTGTGGCAGAATATAAAAAGCATGATGATAGAAGAGCTGGATAAAAGCAATCTGGAGAGGAGCAGTGATAAAATATTATGGAAAACCTAATGACAAAGCTTTTATGAGAATCTCTTTTATATCCCAGCAAAATGGTTTTGGAACTGAAATATATCTGATTGGATTTAAATCAATAGCGACACCCAGGCCTTATACACAAAGCAAATAGATACCAGATTGAATACCCTCTTTGTGACTCTGCCCTACTGCTGTAGTAACTAAACACTCACTCATAGAAATCACCTATGTTGAAATCACATGGAACAGTTGGAGGATTCATTGATTATCTATATGGgtaatattgtatttatgtaacacTACActaatgtaaatataatttgaGTTGACCTTAACTTGAATTAACCTGAACTTAAATAATGGACCTGTCCTTTTAAGGAGTGTccacaacaaaacacttttgttttgGCCGCACCACAACATTATGGTCAGTAAAACCAAAGGGATGTTCTGTGAAGCTGCAGGATTGTGTTGCTGTTGCCCATCTTGGCACTAGAAGTGACTTTTTACACACCCACCTGTGGAAAGTGTCTTTTCTGACGTTCCTACAACCTCTACTCTCCTTCCTGTCTCcgtgttttttcctgtttaccTGAACTTGTTCATCACCGGGTGCAGGTGAAAACAGCTCTGCAACCTGCCAAAGGGCGCCAGCAGAAACGCCAGCACAGAAACGTAAGTCCTCCTCATCCAGCGAGGATGGGAACGCTGCATGGTTTGCACAGATAGCTGGATGTGCTGGCtatgtctgctgctgttaacgTCATCACGGCAGAGCAGTGTCTCATTGTCCTGTGCCACCATCTCACCAGCCTGCTGCTTATGTTCAGTAGATTCtatggagatgaagaaagattgaagacaaaatgaacagatttaaaatgaaCGCATCTGGGATTATAATCATTTCATTGTGAGCTTGAGGATTGGCTATTTTTTCATTACTTTTGCCTCAGAGTGCAATGAACCTTGGATACAAAGATGCAGCATGAGTTGAGAGCCAGAGTTTACGGCCGGAGCGTTTACAGCAACTTTGATCAAGGTTTTTTCTTGCagtgcattgtgttgtgttagcTTGCATGCTCACAGGATTATATCCAGTCTTCTGCCTCTTTTGTTCTCCACACACTGTGTTAACCTTCACGTGATCCAAAGCCCAAATGTGATTTGTCAATACTGCTGGAACTACAGACGCAAACCAGAAAGCTGAAGGCAGCAAAATGTAgttcttattttactttctgCATATTATTTTGCagatatctgtgtgtgtggctagTCCAGCTCTTTAAAAAGGTCTAAATATCACATGGTCAGCTCAGTGATAACATGCAAATCACCAAACTCTAGGtgcatttgacttttttccaaAGATAAGAGGCTGCCTGATAATGTTGAATGACAACAAACCAAGTAAAGATGTATATAACCTTCTTCTAATTTTTACGTGGAGGAgtggatatttttgttcagcATGTGTCCTGTTTTAAGAAATATTTGTCAAGAACTGCATGTTGATATTGAAACACGAGAGTTCATTTTAACATCCTCACTGTGTGTGACGTTTATCCAAATGATTGTGTGACACATTTTATCACTGCATGATGCTTTTTTGGACACGTTGAgcactttttgtgtgtttttttttttgtttgtttttttttggtttcttttggaACTCAAGCTGGTAGttaacatttaaacactgaTCTGCAGCATGACTCATGCTAATTGCTTCACATTTATCTTTCGACAGTCGTCCTCACAGGCAGCAGGAGACCAGGAGCTGGTCTCACGCATGAAGAGTCTGGAGCTGGAGAACCAGACTCTGcacaaaggtgtgtgtgtgtttctacgTCCCTTACTGTGGTTTTACATCATTTGTGTTAAACACCCATTGAATTTGACA encodes:
- the LOC125010323 gene encoding elongation factor 1-delta-like isoform X1 — encoded protein: MDQSRATRQQGGTPQSAVPVGASRQGNVPALERGIISGDNIQFRRLRQRTRLSQSESSGEEWLSSSVEASGSYGQSPVLQGIQAEASWRNRSSYEDAEGNFHRRLASNGNGPFSSSPRSPNTRGSFTAHSRRGHGQQQDQGHTVTTVKASGTPHRQLNKGRNRTSSETEQGGKGSRGPHPRKRGLSETESKPRRDNTKMSGLQCLATENIWFDKQRYDEAEKRFYEGANGPATHQQETGVNDILQDIANSRKNIEQSLNGSSSQAAGDQELVSRMKSLELENQTLHKVVETMRAALQKLETRVAVLEKTPAQAAVPCAKAAPVQAAPVKEVKMENGDDDDDDDVDLFGSDDEEEVDRVKQERLEAYAAKKAKKPALIAKSSIILDVKPWDDETDMAKLEECVRSVQMDGLLWGASKLVPVGYGIKKLQINCVVEDDKVGTDILEEEIIKFEDFIQSIDVAAFNKI
- the LOC125010323 gene encoding elongation factor 1-delta-like isoform X3; the encoded protein is MDQSRATRQQGGTPQSAVPVGASRQGNVPALERGIISGDNIQFRRLRQRTRLSQSESSGEEWLSSSVEASGSYGQSPVLQGIQAEASWRNRSSYEDAEGNFHRRLASNGNGPFSSSPRSPNTRGSFTAHSRRGHGQQQDQGHTVTTVKASGTPHRQLNKGRNRTSSETEQGGKGSRGPHPRKRGLSETESKPRRDNTKMSGLQCLATENIWFDKQRYDEAEKRFYEGANGPATHQQSSSQAAGDQELVSRMKSLELENQTLHKVVETMRAALQKLETRVAVLEKTPAQAAVPCAKAAPVQAAPVKEVKMENGDDDDDDDVDLFGSDDEEEVDRVKQERLEAYAAKKAKKPALIAKSSIILDVKPWDDETDMAKLEECVRSVQMDGLLWGASKLVPVGYGIKKLQINCVVEDDKVGTDILEEEIIKFEDFIQSIDVAAFNKI
- the LOC125010323 gene encoding elongation factor 1-delta-like isoform X2 translates to MDQSRATRQQGGTPQSAVPVGASRQGNVPALERGIISGDNIQFRRLRQRTRLSQSESSGEEWLSSSVEASGSYGQSPVLQGIQAEASWRNRSSYEDAEGNFHRRLASNGNGPFSSSPRSPNTRGSFTAHSRRGHGQQQDQGHTVTTVKASGTPHRQLNKGRNRTSSETEQGGKGSRGPHPRKRGLSETESKPRRDNTKMSGLQCLATENIWFDKQRYDEAEKRFYEGANGPATHQQVKTALQPAKGRQQKRQHRNSSSQAAGDQELVSRMKSLELENQTLHKVVETMRAALQKLETRVAVLEKTPAQAAVPCAKAAPVQAAPVKEVKMENGDDDDDDDVDLFGSDDEEEVDRVKQERLEAYAAKKAKKPALIAKSSIILDVKPWDDETDMAKLEECVRSVQMDGLLWGASKLVPVGYGIKKLQINCVVEDDKVGTDILEEEIIKFEDFIQSIDVAAFNKI